The Kineothrix sp. IPX-CK genomic interval AACGATAAAGCCTTCAGGCTTTGAACAGATGCTTTCCCAGGAATACGATGGCCAGATTAGCCTGGCAGTACCTGAGGGGAACCAGCTCGAGAAGCAGATTACCGGTCAGATGAACATTACGGATATCATGGCCGAGTGGGAGAAGATGAAAAAGGAGAACAAAGAAAAGCGCAGCGAGGACGTGCGCAGACGTGTGGAGCAGCACACGGGCAATATGTTTTCCGAATTCGATGAAGCTACCAAAAAAGGTTTGTTAGAACATCTGGAAAAAGCTGTTGTAGAGGCTATTTTAAAGGAAGCCGGTAAGAAATCAGCAGGTCCTGAGGAAATACCGGATGCGAGATTATCGGATATGGTAGCGGCGGCGGAAAAATCGGCAATGCAGTCTACAAGTGACGATGCGGATACCGGCAGTGAAAATAATGAGGTTGAGGAACCGGCAGTTCAGTCAGAAGAAGATACTCAGGCAGTTACCTTGCAGGAAGAACCGGTGACACCTCAGGCGTTAGAAGAAATAGAGACAGATACGCAAGTGCCGGAGGCCGTCCCTTTAGAGGATAAAAATGATGCGGATCAAATCATCGATTTAGAGACGGTTTCTCTCGGGATGGAGCCGACAAATACGGCGGAGAGGGTTGTAGGCATGGTAGAGGATGCTAATAGGCTGCGTCCTTTATCCAATGAGGAAAAAGAACTATTCGGTAATTTCATTTATAATAAAAAGGCGAAGGAACAGATTATACAGGCAGTAGATACCATGAGTATGGATGCATTTACCGACAATGTGATCATCACAGGAGAAGAAGGAACGGGAACTATCGAACTGGCGAAGAACCTTATCCGTATGATGCAGATGTCGGACAGCAATTTTTCCGGTAAAGTGGCTAAGATTTCAGGAGCTACCCTGAAAAAGAAAAATGTGGAGGAAACTCTTTCGCACTTGACCGACGGAGCACTTATCATCGAGCGTGCCACGGAAATGTCCAGTGCTACGGCAGCGGATTTAAAAAATGCATTGTCTAAGGAAAACAGCGGTCTTCTCGTTATCATGGAGGGCAAAAAAGATGAAATGAATATTTTCTTGAGAAAGAATCATATACTGTCAGAGAATTTCAATGCCAGAATCGATATCGAGGCTCTTGGCGACCATGCTCTTGTAGAATATGCCAAGCAGTATGCGGAGGAGATGGAATATACTATTGATAACCTCGGAATACTGGCACTCCATACGAGAATTGCAGATATGCAGACAAGCGATCACGAGGTGACTGTAGCAGAGGTGAAGGAGCTGGTGGACGATGCGATTTATTTTGCAGACAAGAAGAACCTGCGGCACTTGTGCGATATTCTTGTAGGCAAGAGGTATGACGAAGAGGATATGATCATCCTTCGGGAAAATGACTTCATGCACTATTAAATTAAAGGGGGTTGCCTATGGCGGCGAAGAAGAAAGCGAAATATATAGAAGAGGAAGTTTTTATTTCCGAAGCAGATCAATATCTCTTTGCCCAGGGGACACATTACGATATATATAAAAAGCTGGGGGCACACCCTTCCGTGGAAAACGGAGAAAAAGGTACATTTTTCGGGGTATGGGCTCCTAATGCGGAGAAGGTATTCGTTATAGGCACCTTCAATGGCTGGCAGGAGGACGAATATGAGATGAGACGGCTGGGTCCGGGCGGCATTCATGCGCTTTTTATTCCCGGAGTAGGAGTGGACGAGCTGTATAAATTCTTGATTTTGACGCCGGACGGCAGAAAGCTATATAAAGCGGACCCTTTTGCCAATTATGCGGAATTCAGGCCGGGAAATGCATCCAAGACTACCGACTTGTCCGGTTTTGAATGGACGGACGATATCTGGATGAAGGAGAGAGAGGGTAAGGACTATAAAAAGGAGCCTCTGGCCATTTATGAATGCCATATCGGTTCGTGGATGAAGCATCCCGGCGGTACTCTGGACGGCTTTTATAATTATAGGGAATTTGCGGACAAAATCGTGGAGTACCTGAAGGAGATGAAGTATACTCATATCGAGCTTATGGGTATTGCGGAATATCCCTTCGATGGTTCGTGGGGATACCAGGTAACGGGCTATTATGCGCCTACTTCCCGTTATGGGGAGCCTGTAGATTTCATGTATTTGATCAATAAGCTGCACAAGCATAGGATAGGGGTAATTCTGGACTGGGTACCGGCGCATTTTGCTACGGATGCACACGGTCTGGCGGAGTTCGACGGACAATGTATCTTCGAGCATCCCGACAAACGCCTGGGGGAGCATCCTGACTGGGGAACGAAGATATTTAATTACGGAAGGACAGAAGTTAAGAATTTCCTGATTGCCAACGCTTTATTCTGGCTTAGGGAATTTCATATAGACGGCATCCGGGTGGATGCGGTGGCCTCTATGCTGTATTTGGATTACGGCAAGAATGAGGGACAATGGCTGCCGAACAAATATGGCGGTAACAAGAATCTGGATGCGATAGAATTCTTTAAGCATCTGAATTCGGTAGTATTGGGGACATATCCGGGATTTCTTACAATCGCGGAGGAATCGACGGCATGGCCGAAGGTGACCGGCGGTGTGGAAGAGGACGGGCTCGGCTTCAGCTTTAAATGGAATATGGGCTGGATGCACGATTTCTGCGAATATATGAAGTTGGATCCGCTGTTTCGTAAGAATAACCACTATGCCATGACCTTTGCCATGAGTTACAATAGCGCTGAGAATTATATTTTACCTCTTTCTCACGATGAGGTCGTACATTTAAAATGCTCCATGGTAAATAAGATGCCGGGTTACCCGGCGGATAAATACGCGAATCTGCGCATCGGTTATACATATATGTTCGGTCATTCCGGCAAGAAGCTGCTCTTTATGGGGCAGGATTTCGCTCAGGAGAGGGAATGGAGCGAGGCAAGAGAGCTGGACTGGTATCTTCTGAAAGAGACCTTGAATAAGGGAATGCACGAGTACGTGAAGGAATTGCTTAAGCTGTATAATAAATATCCGTGCCTGTATGAGATTGATAACGACTGGTCGGGCTTCGAGTGGCTGAATGCGGATGACGCGCAGCAGAGTACTTACAGCTTTTACCGGAAGGCTTCTGACGGGAAAAACAATCTTCTATTCGTGCTGAACATGACACCTGTGGCCCGGAACGGCTATATGGTCGGTGTTCCGGAAAAGAAAAAGTATAAGCTGCTTTTAAACAGCGATGAAGAGAGGTTTGGAGGAAATGGTAATTCCATACCTAAAGAACTTCAGGCCACGGAGGAAAACGGACAGGTCAACTATAAGAATTACAGCATTGCCTTCGACTTGCCCGCTTATGGTGCGGCAGTATTTGTCTTTTGATTACTGTTGCCAAATATATTATTCATGTATAAAAGGTTAAGGAAATTATATTTTATGCCGAAATAAAGGATGAATGTTAGAATACATTCATCCTTTTATCTTAATCTGCATTCAGGATGGAATGAGCATATGAATATTAATTTTGAAAACAACGGGGTAAGACCCCATTCCAATGTAGACAAGACGGTAACATCAACTTCATATAGTGGTTCCCATGTGAAAGAGACAAGCGGCAGGGGAGCATTTGCATTAGACATTTCTGGTACAGTTACGGATAACACTGCTTATGATGGTCAAGGAAAGACCGCAGAAGACGTTATGCAGGATGCAGGGCAGGTTGATATTGCCACGCAGAAAAACTATATGGCGGTAATGTCTAATATTATGTCCGAGGAGGACTTTGCCAGGCTTCAGGAAGAGGGCTATCATCCGGGAGATACGGACATAGAGACTGTTGTTACCATTGTCGATGAAATAAAGGCGGCCCTCGCTAAGGGCGGTAAGAATATTACGGGCTATACGGATGATCTTGATGTGGAGACACTGACACAGATTACCGGGAGCGCGTCTTTTGCCAATGAATTGGTGAAGCAGTTCCAGGAACATGATATACCTGTTACGAAAGAAAATGTAGAGGATGTCATGAGCGCCTGCAAGACGGCGACCCAGCTTGAGGACTTGAGTGACGGCATTAAGAAATATATGGTGCGCAACCATATGGAACCGACTCTCGACAATATATATAAGGCGCAGTACAGTGCTACATCCGATACGGGAAAGCAGGGCAAGGGCTATTATCAGGATGAAACAGGTTATTACGCGAAAAAGGCTGAGACCTTCAACTGGCAGCAGCTTACGCCTCAGATGGAGAAGGTCATTGAAAATGCGGGTCTGGAGATATCTGATGAAACTATGTCGGATGCTAAATGGTTGATTGAGAAGGGGATGCCCCTTACTGAGGAGTCTCTGAAATCGTACTATGATTTGGATAATCTGGAGCTTCCTGACTCCATGGAAGAGGTGGTCAAGGCGGCAGCAGCGGCTATCGCCAACGGGAAGAAGGCAAACAGCGCCAATCTTGCTGACGACAGAACTGACTTGGAAAAAGCTCAAAGCTACATAGATGATGTGAACTTCATCAGCGATGAGGCCGTGGATAAGGTGGCGGCGGAAGGAAAGACGCTGAACCTCCGTAACTTAAAGGCGGCGCAGCTTCAGATAAGTGCCGGGGTAACAGCTTCCAGCACGGAGTCGTATGCAGTAAACACTGCGGGAAGAAGACAGCTTGAGGAAATAAGACTGCAAATGACCGCACAGGCCAATTTGCATTTGATAAGAAGCGGGATTACCATCGATACCACAGAGCTGGAGCAGCTTGTAGATGAGCTGAAGGCGGCAGAACGGCAAAGACAGCAGGTATTGTTCGGAGGAGATGATCAGAGTACATCCAAGCGTGCCGGGATATATGAGGATACCCTTGCGAAAGTAAAAGAGATTCCTCAGATGCCTGCGGCGGCGGTAGGCAGATTAGCCCTTCAGGGTTCCGGTTCATCAGGCAGCACCGGTGCTGTCACTGCGGATGGCTATTCGCTTGAAACCGTATATTCGGAAGGAAGCGCACTTCGTGCCGCTTATGAAAAAGCGGGAGAAAGCTATGAAACGCTCATGACGGCCCCTCGGGCGGATATGGGAGATTCTATAAAAAAGGCGTTCCGCAATGTGGACGATATTTTACAGAGCATAAATATGGAGACATCCGAAGAAAACAGACGAGCAGTTCGCATTCTGGGATATAACCAAATGGAGATTTCCGAGGAAAACATAGCCGCGGTAAAGGAAACGGATTTAACCATTCAGCGGATAGTAAATAAAATGACACCTGCGTCAGCTCTTGAAATGATTCGGGACGGTATGAATCCTCTTTCCATGAACATGGAGGAGCTGGAAGCATATTTGGACAGCAAGGACCAAAGCCCGACGCAAAGCGTTGAAAAGTATAGTGAATTTTTATATAAATTAGATAAGAATAAAGAAATCGCATCGGAAGAAAGAGATGCCTACATTGGAATATACCGGCTGTTCCGCCAATTGGATAAAACGGACGGTGCAGCGATAGGAACTCTCATCAATCAAGGGGTGGAACCGACAGTAAAAAATCTTCTCTCCGCCATGAGAAGCAATAAAAAGCATGGAATGGATGTGACGGTAAACGACTCCTTCGGCGGTGTTTCGTCTGAGTATGAGGGCAAGAGTATTTCTGAGCAAATCGAAAACGGCTATAAGGAAAATTCGAGTCAAACGAATTATTATAAAAGGCTTTCCAATCATATTCTGGACAACCTGGAAAGCGGAAAGCTGCCCATGCAGGCGATGGCAGACAATATAACCCTTGAGGAATTCGCTGCACTGCTTCAAAATCAGGAGGCGGATCCGGCTGTAAAGAGAGAATATCAAAAACAGCAGATGGGTATGCTCCGGGAAGCGGCACTGACAGAGGAAGCGGTGGTAAAGGAGCTGCTTAACTTCGACCAGCCGGTTACGGCGAACAATCTTATGGCAGCCGGACTTTTGATGAAAGAAAGAGGAAGGCTGGCGGGAAAGATGAAGGATGTCGCATCCGAAGCCGGAGAGACAGAGCAGTTTGAGGATGCCGTTAATAATCTTCAGGAAAATATGACGGATGATGTATCCGCCAAAAAAGCTTACGAAAAGCTTGGGCAGGTATTTACGGAGATTCTGGACAAGGCCGTTTACGAGCAGGATGCGGCAGATGCGGTTAACATCGATATAAGGGAAATCTGCAATATGTATAAGCAGATATCTCTTGCAGGCAATCTGGCAAAAGAGGAAAATTACGAGGTGCCGGCAGATATCGACGGACAGATGACTTCTATCAATTTAAGGATCATTCATGGCGGAGACGAAAGCGGAAGGGTGACGGCTTCCATGCAGACAGAAAGCTACGGAAAGGTCCTGGCAAGGTTCCATCTCACAAAGCAGCCGGAATCAGACGAAGCCTCTGCGGATTATCAGATGTCGGGGTATGTGGTATGCGACAACAAGGAAGGTTTTAAGGCTCTGGAGCAATCGGAGGAAAAGCTAAAGAATGCTTTCGAGCAATCCGATATACATGTAAACAGCTTGAATTTCATTTACAACCTGGAGCTGGATATTACGGGAGCTTTGCAGTCCGACGAAACGAGCGGTAAAGAACCGGGGCCTGAGACAGAAGGGCAGAAGCAGGAAGTATCTACTAAGAAATTATATGAGATGGCAAAGACGTATATAAGCTATATACAGAAAGGTGAAAGGTCCTAAATATGAAAATTTGCTATAATACACAGGCGATGATTGCCAACAACGCACTCACAAGAAACGACGACAGACTTTCCCAGTCCCTGCAGAAACTGTCCTCAGGTCTGAAGATCGTGGATGCGAAGGATAATCCGGCAGGCATGGCGATGGGTAAAAAGATGAATGCTCAGATTAAAGGCATTGGCGTTGCTTCTCAGAACAGCAGCGATGCGATTTCCGTTATCGAGACGGCTGACGGTGCTTTGGCCGAGGTTCATGACATTTTGCAGAGAATGAACGAATTAGCCGTGAAGGCCAGTACGGGAACGATGGGCGATGTGGACAGGGCTACGGTAGAAGAAGAGATCAAACAGCTCAAGCAGGAGATCACGCGAATTGCAGAGGATACGCAGTTTAACGGGCAGACGCTTTTGAATGGCAACTTCGATTTGAAGGGATATACAAACAATGCCGATGCAAAAGTGGGATATTACTCCGATGGAGTGACACCGGGAGCGTATACAATTGATGATCTGACTGTTACTTTCAATCCGGATGGAAGTATCGACCCTGCATCTGTAATTTATAATCTTAATGAAACAGGATCTCCTGCATTTCCGACGGACGCGGCAGTTACTGAAGTAAATGGAAATACGATTAAGATTACGAGCGCGGGAGACCCGTCTTTTGAAATTAATGTAAAGATAAATCCGGATAGGGATGTATTGACAGGCGATGTTATTACGACTCCGAAAGTATTAACAGGCGTAGAGCTGGATATCACCGGAATCGGTGCGATGACCATGCAGATCGGTTCCAATGAAGGGCAGACACTGGACATCCGTATTTCTACCATATCCTTGGATGAAATGGGACTCAAGAACCTCAGCGTAGCGGACCAGGCCAGCGCAGTAGACGCAATCGACAGCATTTCAGGCGCTATTCAGTATATATCCACCGCAAGAAGCCGGCTCGGCGCATACCAGAACCGCCTGGAGCACAGCATCAGCAGTCTGGATATTACAAGCGAAAATATGACGGCCGCATATTCCAGAATTATGGATGTTGATATGGCTGAGGAAATGACGGAATATACGACCATTCAGGTAATTTCTCAGGCTAGTATGTCCATGCTCGCACAGGCGAATGAAAGACCGGCACAGGTACTGCAGCTTTTGCAGTAAGGAGAGGGATGGATTCATGACGAAAGAACTGAAACAGGAATATACCTTGAAAATAACACAGGCGAACAAGACTCAGCTCATTACCATTCTCTATGAAATGATTCTGATTTATGCAGAAGAAGGAAGAGCAGCACATGCCAAAGAGGATAGACTGGGATTCAGGGAAGCGATCCGCAAAGCAAGAGGCTGTGTGAACGAGCTTTTGACTTCGCTCAACTTCGAGCAGAGCCTTGCGATGAACTTTTTACAGCTTTATTTATATGTGAATAGAGAACTGGCAAAAGCAGAGGTCCGGAATATCACGGAACCGTTCGATCACATTGAAAAAGTGATAGAAGGTCTTCACAAAGCTTATGAAAAGCTCGGCGAAATGGATACTTCCGGACCAGTTATGGAAAATGTTCAGACGGTTTATGCGGGTTTGACCTACGGTAAAAATAATTTAAACGAGAACCTAGCCGATCAAGGCTTTGACCGCGGGTTCAGGGTGTAGCTCTTCTTCAGGCAGCAAATTAATTTTTGCTGCCTGTTCTAATAAGAATTTATATCTTTTCAGAACAGAGTTCACCTCATATATATAGCAGTCGATTAAATCCGGATCGGTCACGTTGTCAAAACCGGCGTAAGCATCCTCCAAGGCGCAGCGGGTTTTTTCGATATCCGCTAAAATACTGTTTCTTTCCATTTCTTTTTCGCTGATGTTCTGGTTGTGATAGATAGCCTGACTAAAGCAGATTTTCATACAAACACCTCTTTTTCATAAAAAAAATATCTCCAATAATTTCCTCTTTTTCTAAGTATAGACACTATAAAAGCAAATATTCATGGAATAAGAAAAAAGTACAGGTCATATATTGTAAAGCAAAGAACTAAACTTGCATGGCATGAGGCCGAAAGGAGCAGGATTAAAAAATGGATAATTATATGGGCGCAATCATGATAGCTGCATCGTGTATTCTTGTGCTTCTCATAGGTGCATTTCGCAAAAAGAAGGAGTGGATCATCAACTTTATTCTGCGGGCAGTAATCGGTACGGCGGTAGCTTTTTTCGCAAATGGCTTCCTGGTTTCTCAAGGTCTTTCCATTGCAATCGGTATAAATCCCATTACAGTTTTGACATCTGGGATCCTCGGTTTTCCGGGCCTCATCATGCTTTACGGGATAAATCTATACACCCTTTTGTGAAGATGTGACAAAATTTTATTTTTTCATAGAAAGCACTGGACAAGCTTATTTTTAACAATTATAATTCATTTTACAGTTCAAACATATTTCTTTAAAGAATTATCTCAGGGAACAAAGACGAGGAAATGATTTCCGTTGTCCGATTCGTTCCAAAATTTCAAAACGCTTATATATTACATGTATGCAAAAAAAGGAGTGATGTGTATTATTTTTGTAATATTAATATTGTTGATGCCAGCGGTTATCATGGATTTTTTCTTTGATAAAATCTATAACGAATGGATTCTTGTTTTATTTATGACAGGAATGTCATATGCGATTTGGAACGGAGGCCTTGAAGGAGCCATAAAGGCCCTCGTATCCATGACTATTCCCTTCTTTCTATTATACCCGCTTTTTATGATCGGAGTCATGGGAGGAGGAGATGTGAAGCTGTTATCTGTAATGGGAAGTTTTTTTACAGTAAAAGAGATTTTTGTTTGTGTAATGTTATCATTTCTGTTAGGAGCTATTTTTTCATTGCTGAAAATGGCTGCAGAGAAAAACTTTTTGCAGCGGTTAAGGTATCTTTTGTCGTATGTCTGCGACGTTTTCAAGAGTAAAGAATGGAAGCTATATGAAATTCAAAAAAATAAGTTTGTTCAAAAAAATGGATCTGAAGAAATAAAAGCAAGAAAAGAGAGGAATAAAGGGAAAATACATTTTGCATTGCCGGTTTTGCTCAGCGTAATGCTATTAAAAGGGGGATTTACATTATAATGGATCAAAAAGTTTTAGCGGTCTGCGATAAGGAGGAGAAATATCTTTACCGACTCGTAGAATGTCTGGAAAACAGAGAGCTCCTGCCTTTTTCGATTTGTGCCTTTACGAACGAAAGAGCGCTTAGAAAATTCAGCAGCAAAACGAAAATTGAGCTTTTGCTCATTGCGGAGAGCCTCTATGAAGAGGATTTAAAGGGGCTTCCGATTGAGCATATCCTTATTTTGAATGAGAGCGGAAACGAGGCGGGTGACGGAATAAAAAATATTAATAAATATCAGTCGGCGGAAGGAATTTTCCGTGAAATCATGGAAAGCTGTATGGAAAATGTGCAAGCGGCCTCTACGCGTCGGCTATCGGGAAACCCGATGAAGATTATCGGAAATTATACCCCCATAAGAAGATGCCTGCAAACTACTTTTTCTCTTACCATGGGTCAGATATTGGCAAAAAAGCATAAGGTCTTATACATGAACTTCGAAAACTATTCAGGACTAAGTTATCTGCTGAATCGGGAATTTAACGTAGACATTAGTGATGTGCTGTATTATTTCAACTGCGAAAGAGAAAAGTTGGCGTATCGCCTGGCGGGAATGGTGCAATCGATAAACGGTATGGACTTCATTCCGCCAGTAGTTTCCTATCAGGATTTAAGCGGAGTGACAGGGGAACAATGGCTGCATTTGTTTCAGGAAGTCGAAGCGGCCTCCTCCTATGAGTACTTGATTTTGGATCTTTCAGAACAAATGCATGGACTTTTTAATATTCTGCGGCAATGCTTCAAGGTCTACACGATAACGAGGGAGGATGGGTTTGCTGCAGCCAAAATGAAACAGTATGAAGCGATGCTGAGTATGACAGAGTACATGGATGTGGCGGCTAAGACAAAAAAATGGAACCTGCCTGTTTTCCACAGGCTTCCGGATGGCCTGGAGCAGTTAACCCACGGGGAATTGGCATGCTTCGTAAAAAAAATCGTCGAGGAAGATATCTATGAGCAGACAGGATGAAACAAAAAATAAACTGAAAGCGATGATTTTAGAAAGAATCGATTTTTCGAGAGAATTACCGGATGAAGAAATCAAGGATATGATCGACGAACTGGTAATAGGGGAAAGCAAGCGGCGGCCGATTGATTTGGAGGAGAGAAGGCATCTTAGGCAGGAACTTTTTTATTCCATAAGGAAGCTGGATGTTTTACAGGAACTCGTAGATGACACAAGTGTCACAGAAATCATGATTAATGGACCGGAAGATATATTTATTGAGAGAAGGGGAAGGGTATGCCGCTACGAGATGAAGTTCGAGTCCGCCGGGAAACTGGAGGATGTCATTCAGCAGATGGTAGCAGGCTGTAACCGGACGGTAAATGAAGCGTCTCCGATTGTAGATGCCAGGCTGCAAAACGGCTCCCGTGTCAATGTGGTTCTAAGTCCTGTAGCTTTAAACGGTCCCATCGTAACCATAAGAAAATTTCCCGACAATCCGATTATGATGAAGGACTTACTTGCCTTTGGCACATTGACGGAAGAAGCTGCCGGATTTCTGGCCAAGCTGGTTGAGGCGAAATACAATATCTTTATCAGCGGGGGAACCGGCTCAGGAAAAACAACGTTCTTAAACGCACTTTCCTATTATATTCCGCAGGAGGAAAGAATCATTACCATAGAGGACAACGCAGAGCTTCAGATTAAAAACATTCCGAACATAGTGAAAATGGAAACCAGAAATGCAAATGTAGAGGGCTGTAAGGAGATTACCATAAGAGATTTGATTAAGACGAGTCTTCGCATGAGGCCGGACAGAATTATTGTAGGTGAAGTACGGGGAGGGGAAGCAATTGACATGATGCAGTGCCTTAACACAGGACATGACGGTTCCATGTCTACAGGACATGCTAACAGTTCGGCAGATATGCTGAACAGGCTTGAGACCATGGTTCTGATGGGAATGGATCTGCCGGTTTCGGCAATCAGGCAGCAAATTGCCTCAGGTATAGATATCATCGTTCATTTGGGCCGGCTTAGAGATAAGAGCAGAAGAGTATTGGAAATTGTTGAAGTAATTGGATATGAAAACAATGAAATTCGCTTGTCGGTATTATATTCCTTCGAGGAGGAAGGAGAGGAGAAGGATGGAAGAATAATAGGAAGGCTGAAAAGAAAGGAGGAGCTGACTCATGTTAAAAAGCTTAAAATGGCAGGCATATCTCTCAAATAAAAAAGAAATCGGTTTTGATAATTTAAAAGGTATTGTGGAAGGAACTGTTCTCGTTCTGGTGCTGGCCCTTTTCTTTTATCGATCTCTTTGGGGGGCAATCTTTCTTTCCCCATTACTCTTCCTATATATGAAGGAAAAGAAAAAAGCCATAGCTTTGAAGAAAAGGAGGGAAATACAAATACAGTTTAAGGATGCGATATTGTCTGTATCGGCAAACCAAAAGGCTGGCTATTCGGTGGAGAATTCCTTTAAACAGGCATATGCAGATATGGTCTTATTATACGGCAAAAATAGTCTTATTTGCAGAGAACTATACATCATCGGCGCTGGTCTTGGAAATAACGTGATTTTAGAAAAGCTCTTATATGATTTCGCAAAAAGGAGTCAGACAGAGGATGTGCTGGAATTTGCTCAGGTTTTTGCCGTAGCAAAGAGAAGCGGAGGAAATATGACGGAAATTATAGAGAGGAGCGCTTCGGTAATAGATGAAAAGGTGGAAACCGAAAAGGAAATTCAAGTGCTGCTGGCGGCAAGGCAGATGGAGCAAAAAATTATGAATGTCATTCCGTTTGGAATAGTTTTATACATACAAATTACTTCCAAGGGCTTTTTTGACATACTGTATCATAATCTGCCGGGAATAATTATAATGACCGCCTGCCTTGCTGCATATATAGCCGCAGTGATGATTTCAAGAAAAATCGTCAATATCGAAATATAAAATAGATAACTAGAAAAAGTTTTCAGCTTTGAAGGGAGAATAATAAAAATGTTGGTCGTTTACGCAGCAGTATTGATTCTTTATATTGCCTTATTCTTCATTTCTACAAGATATAGAGAAAAGGAAGCTCGACATAAGAGAACTCCTTTTGAAGAAATGGGAATGTACATATATAAGAAATGTTATGGTAAAAAGCCTTTTTTCCCTAATAAAACAAAAAGTCATTTGGAAATGCTGCATCCAAAAGAGGCGATGGGAAAGAAAAAGAGCGATTCCTATAACAGTCTTGTGGATAGATATTATGTCCGCAAAATCAGTCTTGTACTTCTTTTAATTTTTATTGGGGATGTGTCTGCAGTAATCTTAAGTT includes:
- a CDS encoding pro-sigmaK processing inhibitor BofA family protein, which encodes MDNYMGAIMIAASCILVLLIGAFRKKKEWIINFILRAVIGTAVAFFANGFLVSQGLSIAIGINPITVLTSGILGFPGLIMLYGINLYTLL
- a CDS encoding A24 family peptidase; translation: MDFFFDKIYNEWILVLFMTGMSYAIWNGGLEGAIKALVSMTIPFFLLYPLFMIGVMGGGDVKLLSVMGSFFTVKEIFVCVMLSFLLGAIFSLLKMAAEKNFLQRLRYLLSYVCDVFKSKEWKLYEIQKNKFVQKNGSEEIKARKERNKGKIHFALPVLLSVMLLKGGFTL
- the glgB gene encoding 1,4-alpha-glucan branching protein GlgB; this encodes MAAKKKAKYIEEEVFISEADQYLFAQGTHYDIYKKLGAHPSVENGEKGTFFGVWAPNAEKVFVIGTFNGWQEDEYEMRRLGPGGIHALFIPGVGVDELYKFLILTPDGRKLYKADPFANYAEFRPGNASKTTDLSGFEWTDDIWMKEREGKDYKKEPLAIYECHIGSWMKHPGGTLDGFYNYREFADKIVEYLKEMKYTHIELMGIAEYPFDGSWGYQVTGYYAPTSRYGEPVDFMYLINKLHKHRIGVILDWVPAHFATDAHGLAEFDGQCIFEHPDKRLGEHPDWGTKIFNYGRTEVKNFLIANALFWLREFHIDGIRVDAVASMLYLDYGKNEGQWLPNKYGGNKNLDAIEFFKHLNSVVLGTYPGFLTIAEESTAWPKVTGGVEEDGLGFSFKWNMGWMHDFCEYMKLDPLFRKNNHYAMTFAMSYNSAENYILPLSHDEVVHLKCSMVNKMPGYPADKYANLRIGYTYMFGHSGKKLLFMGQDFAQEREWSEARELDWYLLKETLNKGMHEYVKELLKLYNKYPCLYEIDNDWSGFEWLNADDAQQSTYSFYRKASDGKNNLLFVLNMTPVARNGYMVGVPEKKKYKLLLNSDEERFGGNGNSIPKELQATEENGQVNYKNYSIAFDLPAYGAAVFVF
- a CDS encoding DUF6240 domain-containing protein, coding for MNINFENNGVRPHSNVDKTVTSTSYSGSHVKETSGRGAFALDISGTVTDNTAYDGQGKTAEDVMQDAGQVDIATQKNYMAVMSNIMSEEDFARLQEEGYHPGDTDIETVVTIVDEIKAALAKGGKNITGYTDDLDVETLTQITGSASFANELVKQFQEHDIPVTKENVEDVMSACKTATQLEDLSDGIKKYMVRNHMEPTLDNIYKAQYSATSDTGKQGKGYYQDETGYYAKKAETFNWQQLTPQMEKVIENAGLEISDETMSDAKWLIEKGMPLTEESLKSYYDLDNLELPDSMEEVVKAAAAAIANGKKANSANLADDRTDLEKAQSYIDDVNFISDEAVDKVAAEGKTLNLRNLKAAQLQISAGVTASSTESYAVNTAGRRQLEEIRLQMTAQANLHLIRSGITIDTTELEQLVDELKAAERQRQQVLFGGDDQSTSKRAGIYEDTLAKVKEIPQMPAAAVGRLALQGSGSSGSTGAVTADGYSLETVYSEGSALRAAYEKAGESYETLMTAPRADMGDSIKKAFRNVDDILQSINMETSEENRRAVRILGYNQMEISEENIAAVKETDLTIQRIVNKMTPASALEMIRDGMNPLSMNMEELEAYLDSKDQSPTQSVEKYSEFLYKLDKNKEIASEERDAYIGIYRLFRQLDKTDGAAIGTLINQGVEPTVKNLLSAMRSNKKHGMDVTVNDSFGGVSSEYEGKSISEQIENGYKENSSQTNYYKRLSNHILDNLESGKLPMQAMADNITLEEFAALLQNQEADPAVKREYQKQQMGMLREAALTEEAVVKELLNFDQPVTANNLMAAGLLMKERGRLAGKMKDVASEAGETEQFEDAVNNLQENMTDDVSAKKAYEKLGQVFTEILDKAVYEQDAADAVNIDIREICNMYKQISLAGNLAKEENYEVPADIDGQMTSINLRIIHGGDESGRVTASMQTESYGKVLARFHLTKQPESDEASADYQMSGYVVCDNKEGFKALEQSEEKLKNAFEQSDIHVNSLNFIYNLELDITGALQSDETSGKEPGPETEGQKQEVSTKKLYEMAKTYISYIQKGERS
- a CDS encoding flagellin, producing MKICYNTQAMIANNALTRNDDRLSQSLQKLSSGLKIVDAKDNPAGMAMGKKMNAQIKGIGVASQNSSDAISVIETADGALAEVHDILQRMNELAVKASTGTMGDVDRATVEEEIKQLKQEITRIAEDTQFNGQTLLNGNFDLKGYTNNADAKVGYYSDGVTPGAYTIDDLTVTFNPDGSIDPASVIYNLNETGSPAFPTDAAVTEVNGNTIKITSAGDPSFEINVKINPDRDVLTGDVITTPKVLTGVELDITGIGAMTMQIGSNEGQTLDIRISTISLDEMGLKNLSVADQASAVDAIDSISGAIQYISTARSRLGAYQNRLEHSISSLDITSENMTAAYSRIMDVDMAEEMTEYTTIQVISQASMSMLAQANERPAQVLQLLQ
- a CDS encoding DUF2508 family protein; amino-acid sequence: MKICFSQAIYHNQNISEKEMERNSILADIEKTRCALEDAYAGFDNVTDPDLIDCYIYEVNSVLKRYKFLLEQAAKINLLPEEELHPEPAVKALIG
- a CDS encoding flagellar protein FliS, which produces MTKELKQEYTLKITQANKTQLITILYEMILIYAEEGRAAHAKEDRLGFREAIRKARGCVNELLTSLNFEQSLAMNFLQLYLYVNRELAKAEVRNITEPFDHIEKVIEGLHKAYEKLGEMDTSGPVMENVQTVYAGLTYGKNNLNENLADQGFDRGFRV